In one window of Macrobrachium rosenbergii isolate ZJJX-2024 chromosome 27, ASM4041242v1, whole genome shotgun sequence DNA:
- the LOC136853341 gene encoding zinc finger protein OZF-like, with product MNPGNSLELHLKRETGGALSHPPINEENSNMATFSETSDGEFLSVDSLMDIKIEPEVFCEPNEDDEYSYEMNSIVNEKDPPTCKKEVKQERRNSHNGEKPFRSIDCEKAFYKKINLKSHITNPTREKTFICNECGKAFSQKQNLIAHMRSHTGEKPFMCKGCGKAFSQKQNLIAHMRSHTGEKPFMCKECGKAFSQKQNLIGHMRSHTGEKPFMCKECEKAFSTKSGHIHHMRMHTGEQPLMCKECGKAFSRKSHLTRHMRSHTGEKPFMCKECGKAFSRKQHLTSHMRMHTGEKPFMCKECGKAFSQKQHLTSHMRIHTGEKPFMCRECGKAFSQKPDLTVHMRIHTGEKPFMCRECGKAFSEKRSLSFHMRIHTGEKPFMCKEYGKAFSQKQNLKVHMRIHT from the coding sequence atgaatCCAGGAAATTCTTTAGAATTACATTTGAAAAGGGAAACTGGAGGTGCATTATCACACCCTCCCATAAATgaagaaaacagcaacatggcTACCTTTAGTGAAACCAGTGATGGTGAATTTTTGTCTGTGGATTCACTGATGGACATCAAAATAGAGCCAGAGGTATTCTGTGAGcctaatgaagatgatgaatattcatatgaaatgaattcgatagtgaatgaaaaagatccaccaacttgcaaaaaggaagtaaaacaagaaagaaggaatagtcaCAATGGAGAGAAGCCTTTCAGATCCATTGACTGTGAGAaagcattttacaagaaaattaatctaaaaagTCATATCACAAATCCTACCAGAGAGAAAACATTCATATGCAATgagtgtgggaaagcattttcccagaaacaaaATCTTATAGCtcatatgagaagtcatactggagagaagccattcatgtgcaagggatgtgggaaagcattttcccagaaacaaaATCTTATAGCtcatatgagaagtcatactggagagaagccattcatgtgcaaggaatgtgggaaagcattttcccagaaacaaaATCTTATAGGtcatatgagaagtcatactggagagaagccattcatgtgcaaggaatgtgagAAAGCATTTTCCACTAAATCAGGCCATATAcatcatatgagaatgcatactggagaaCAGCCactcatgtgcaaggaatgtgggaaagcattttcccggAAATCACATCTTACACGtcatatgagaagtcatactggagagaagccattcatgtgcaaggaatgtgggaaagcattttcccggAAACAACATCTTACAtctcatatgagaatgcatactggagagaagccattcatgtgcaaggaatgtgggaaagcattttcccagaaacaacATCTTACATctcatatgagaatccatactggagagaagccattcatgtgcagggaatgtgggaaagcattttcccagaagccagatcttacagttcatatgagaatccatactggagagaagccattcatgtgccgggaatgtgggaaagcattttctgaGAAACGAAGTCTTTCATttcatatgagaatccatactggagagaagccattcatgtgcaaggaatatgggaaagcattttcccagaaacaaaatcttaaagtgcatatgagaattcatacttga